GAGGACGGCCACGCGGTCGAGGGAGCCTTCAGCAGCCTGTTGTGGTGGGACGGGGGCGACCTGTGCACCGCACCGGACGACGGCCGGATCCTGCCCGGCATCACCCGGCGGCTGCTGCTCGACCACGCCGCCCGCCTCGGGGTCACGGTGCGGCACACGCGGGTGAGCCCCTCCCGCCTCGCGGGATGCGAGGTGTGGATCACGAGTGCCCTGCACGGCATCCGGGTCGTGACCGGCTGGGAGCCGGGTGGAGTACCGGCGCCGCCCGACCCCTTGGCCGGCCGCACCTGGCAGGCCCACCTGGACACGCTCCTGGAGCCGTTGCCCGCGAGATGAGAACCACCGCGGGCAGTGGGCCCCGGCCCGGCGCCGGGCCCCCGTCCACCGACGAATCGCGCGTTCCACCCGTTCAGCACCGAGTTCGAGTCAAGGAGAGCCAAGATGAAGATCCGATCACTCCAGCGGCATCTGGCGTCCGTCCGCCGTATGAGGCTGGGCCCCTCGCACCGGGGGCTGCGCGCGCGGCTGGAACTGGTGTCCGAGCGCTCCCTCGGCGTGGGAACCTTCCTCTGGCACACCCTCGACCGGGCCGCCGACCTGGACGCCCCGCTCCTCCACCACCTGCCGCGCGGCGGCGGTGAGCAGGACGTCCGTACGTACTCCCTGGCGGATCTGCGGGACGCGACCGAGCGGTACGCGCGCTGGTTCCACGCCGCCGGCGTGGCACGCGGCGACCGGGTCGGCATCTACAGCGGGGACGGCATCGCCAACTTCGTCCACTTCATGGCACTGAACAGCATCGGTGCCATTCCCGCCCCGGTGAACCCGAACATGGCACCCCAGACCGCCGCCCGCTATCTGAAACGGCTGGAGCCACGGGGAGTCGTCGCCGACGCCGACCGTCTGGAGAGCCTGCTCGCGGCCACCGACAGTCCGGAGGGGTTCGGTTTCACGGTCTCGCAGGAGGAGGTGGACGCGGCGGGTCGCGTCGGTCCGCTGCCCGTCGGCTACCCCTACATGCACGGCGATCACGACCCGGTGCTGATCGCGCACTCCTCGGGCACCACGGGCATGCCGAAGGCCCCGATCCTCGGTCACCGGCAGTTCTTCGCGGGCAAACGCCCCCGCATCCTCACGATGCCCTCGGGCCTCGACGACAAGAACCTGCTGGTGTTCCCCCCGTCCCACGGCTCCGGCCTCAGCTACATGATGATGGCCACCCTGACCGGGGTGCCCACCCTGGTGATGGAGGAACAGCGCGGGCCGGCCGTGGCCGAGGTCATGCGGTGGTGGAAGCCGACGGTGGTCATCGCCTTCCCCATCACCTTCGGCGAGTTGGCGGCACAGGGCGTGGAGCCGTCGGCGGCGGCGCGGGTGACCACCTGGCTCAGCACCGCCGACGCCTCGCACGAGGCGCACGTCCGGGAGCTGGTGCGGCTGGGCAGGCACCGGGTCGGCGGCAAGTGGCGGCAGGGCTCGCGCTACATCGACGGACTCGCCTCGACCGAGGTGGGCATGGCCGTGTTCCAGAACATCCACGGCCCGGACACCGACGTCTACAAGCGGTGCGTCGGCTACCCGGAGCCCATCGTCGAGGAGGCCACCGTCTATGACGAGCACGGCAAACGGCTCGGTCCGAACGAGATCGGCTTCATCGCGGTCAAGACCCCGACCGAGACACTGGGCTACTGGAACGACCCCGACCTGACGCACCGTTCGAAGCACGACGGCTTCTGGCTGACCGGTGACATCGGGTACTACGACGAGCAGGGGCGCTTCTACCAGTACGACCGTGCCACCGACGTCATCCAGACCGCCCGTGGGCCCGTCTACAGCCTGCCCACGGAAGAGATCGTCCTGAAGGCGTGCCGTCAGGCCGTGGACTGCGTCGTGGCCGCCGCCATCAGTCCCGACGACGAGGAGCTGTCCGAACCGGTCGCCGTGGTTCGGCTGGCCGAGCGCTGCCGACTGACCGCACGGGAGCTGCTGACGCAGCTCAACGGGGCGCTGCGCAAGGCCGGGATGCACGAGGTCTCCGCGGTCGTCCTGGTCAAGGGCGAGAACGACATCCCGCTCGGCGTGACCGGCAAGGTGCTCAAGCGCGAGGTGCGCGCCACCTACGAGAAGGTGCTCCTCTCCGACGACGACCACGGGCTCGACATCGCCCGCACCCGCTCGGCGCGCACCACGTCGAGCAGCCCGGCCAGGACCTCCCGACGCCGGACGGCCAAGGCCGCCTGACCGGCACCGGCCGCCTCCGCGGGCGTCCCGGCGCACCCCGGCCGGGACTCCCGCGGGGCGGGGCCGAACCGACGTGTACCCGTGTACCCGGACATGAGAAGGGCCCCTGACACATGATCAGAGTTCTGCCGGGCACGGTGGCGGTCTACTCGGACCTCGCCTGCCCCTGGGCGCACGTCGCCGTCCAGCGGCTGTGGCGGACCCGCGCCGAGCTGGAGCTGACCGACGCCGTACGGTTCGACCACCGCGCCGTCCTGCTGGAGGTGGTCAACCGGGGCACACTGCCGAAGCCGGTCATCGACGCCGAGATCCCGGTCGCGGCGGAGATGGAGCCCGACGCGGGGTGGCGGCCCTGGGCGGAACCCGACTGGCGCTGGCCGGTGAGCAGGCTGCTCGCGGCGGAGGCGGTGCAGGCGGCCAAGGAGCAGGGCCTGGCGGCGAGCGAGGCCCTCGACCGGGCGCTGCGCAGGGCGTTCTTCGCCGACAGTGCCTGCATCACGATGCGACATGTGGTGCTCGACGTCGCCGGGTCCGTGCCCGAAGTGGACGCCCGGGCCCTGGGCGAGGCCTTGGACACCGGGCGCGCGCGGGCCGAAACGCTCTCCCACGTCGCCGACTTCGCCCCAGGCGGCGCGGTGACGAGCCCGCACCTGTTCACCGCCGACGGCGGGTCCTGGCCCAACCCCGGGGTCGACTACGACTGGGCGGGCCGGCCGGGCGACAGCGCCGTCGTCCTGAAGTCCGACGACCCCACGGTCTACCGCCGGATCCTGACGGGAGCGGCGAAGACCCTCCCGGGATGAGCCGGGCTACGGCACCGCCTCGGCCCTGGCGCCACCTCGACCGCGGCTCGACGCGGTCCGCCGGTGGGTGCCGTGCCCGGGCGGCCCTCGATGGGGTGGCGTCACGGCCCGGAACGCCCGCCCCTACAGCCCCACTTGATCCGCCGGTCCGCACTCGCCGCCAAGCCCGTCGCGTCGTCTGGGTGGGTCCGTCCTTCTCCCGCGCGCCGCTCCCTCGCGGTGTGGCACATCCGTCTGCTTCAGGAGGTTGTCGATGAGCGCCGTGGCGAAGCGCGGCTCGCGCCGAATCGGGTACTGGGATCCGGAGGACGACGCATTCTGGCGGCGCACGGGGCGGCGGATCGCGATGCGCAATCTGGCGTTCTCGATCCTGGCCGAGCACGTCGGGTTCTCCGTCTGGAGCCTGTGGTCGGTGCTGGTGCTGTTCCTGGGGCCGGAGTACGGACTGTCCCCGGCGGACAAGTTCCTGCTCGTCTCCACGCCGACGCTGGTCGGAGCCGCCCTGCGGATCCCGTACACGCTTGCGGTGGGCTGGTTCGGCGGGCGTACCTGGACCGTTCTCAGCGCGGCTGTGCTGCTGGTGCCCACCTTGCTGACGGCCGTCCATCTGCGCCCCGGCACCTCGCTGGGCACGCTGCTGCTGGTGTCCGCCACGGCAGGACTCGGCGGCGGCAACTTCGCCTCGTCCATGGCGAACATCAACGCCTTCTTCCCGCAGCGCCACAAGGGCTGGGCACTCGGCCTGAACGCGGGCGGCGGCAATCTGGGCGTCGCCGTGACCCAGTTGGCCGCCCTCGCGGTCCTGGGCACCGTGGGGGCGGCCGAACCCCGGCTGCTGCTCGGGGTCTTCGTCCCGGCGATCGTCGTCGCCGCCGTGTGCGCCGCGCTCCTCATGGATGACCTGCCCGGCAACCGCAACGACACCGACGCCCTCAGGGACGTCCTGAAGGACGCCCACTGCTGGGTGATGTCGCTGCTCTACCTCGG
The DNA window shown above is from Streptomyces akebiae and carries:
- a CDS encoding DsbA family oxidoreductase, translated to MIRVLPGTVAVYSDLACPWAHVAVQRLWRTRAELELTDAVRFDHRAVLLEVVNRGTLPKPVIDAEIPVAAEMEPDAGWRPWAEPDWRWPVSRLLAAEAVQAAKEQGLAASEALDRALRRAFFADSACITMRHVVLDVAGSVPEVDARALGEALDTGRARAETLSHVADFAPGGAVTSPHLFTADGGSWPNPGVDYDWAGRPGDSAVVLKSDDPTVYRRILTGAAKTLPG
- a CDS encoding class I adenylate-forming enzyme family protein yields the protein MKIRSLQRHLASVRRMRLGPSHRGLRARLELVSERSLGVGTFLWHTLDRAADLDAPLLHHLPRGGGEQDVRTYSLADLRDATERYARWFHAAGVARGDRVGIYSGDGIANFVHFMALNSIGAIPAPVNPNMAPQTAARYLKRLEPRGVVADADRLESLLAATDSPEGFGFTVSQEEVDAAGRVGPLPVGYPYMHGDHDPVLIAHSSGTTGMPKAPILGHRQFFAGKRPRILTMPSGLDDKNLLVFPPSHGSGLSYMMMATLTGVPTLVMEEQRGPAVAEVMRWWKPTVVIAFPITFGELAAQGVEPSAAARVTTWLSTADASHEAHVRELVRLGRHRVGGKWRQGSRYIDGLASTEVGMAVFQNIHGPDTDVYKRCVGYPEPIVEEATVYDEHGKRLGPNEIGFIAVKTPTETLGYWNDPDLTHRSKHDGFWLTGDIGYYDEQGRFYQYDRATDVIQTARGPVYSLPTEEIVLKACRQAVDCVVAAAISPDDEELSEPVAVVRLAERCRLTARELLTQLNGALRKAGMHEVSAVVLVKGENDIPLGVTGKVLKREVRATYEKVLLSDDDHGLDIARTRSARTTSSSPARTSRRRTAKAA
- a CDS encoding nitrate/nitrite transporter, with the translated sequence MSAVAKRGSRRIGYWDPEDDAFWRRTGRRIAMRNLAFSILAEHVGFSVWSLWSVLVLFLGPEYGLSPADKFLLVSTPTLVGAALRIPYTLAVGWFGGRTWTVLSAAVLLVPTLLTAVHLRPGTSLGTLLLVSATAGLGGGNFASSMANINAFFPQRHKGWALGLNAGGGNLGVAVTQLAALAVLGTVGAAEPRLLLGVFVPAIVVAAVCAALLMDDLPGNRNDTDALRDVLKDAHCWVMSLLYLGTFGSFIGYCFAFGLVLQTQFDRTPLQAASLTFLGPLLGSLTRPVGGWLADRVGGARVTFAVFVGLMLGAGGAVVASRTDSPGLFVADFIVLLALAGAGNGSTYKMIPAIFRAKALRDGAGADADADAEARARLSRARRLSAALIGVTGAIGALGGVLVNLAFRASFAGWGDGIPAFTGFLVFYTACATVTWAVYLRHSPRPRTAHGTRPDVVLPV